One region of Glutamicibacter sp. B1 genomic DNA includes:
- a CDS encoding NCS2 family permease yields MSSSTNTAPGTSAAARIDRYFKISERRSTFSTEVRGGIATFFAMSYIVVLNPLVLSGADSSGDVLGIQRVAAVTAFVAGVLTIIMGIWARHPFAMATGLGVNAFVAITVATNPELTWADVMGLVLIAGVVMFILVLTGFRTAVFNAVPAGLKTAIVVGIGMFIALIGLVNAGFVQRVPDAANTTVPVGLGFDGELMGWPILVFIIGLLLTMTLVVRKVKGAILIGIVVSAILANILEATFHIGEFETGSWSLVVPSMPEWTLPDLSLIGNVSLVGAFSKLGFTAASLLAFVILLSIFFDAMGTMVGLASEAGTMDENGQIPDVDKVLMVDAAGAIVGGGTSSSSAQIFVESGAGIGEGARTGLASVVTGLLMIVAMFLSPLIYLVPFEAVAPALVVVGFMMITQVAKIDWNDWGIALPAFLTFTLMPFTYSIANGIGAGFISYVFIRATQGRAKEIHPLMWVVSAAFVLFFGIGLIEMWAGVK; encoded by the coding sequence ATGTCCTCCTCCACAAACACCGCGCCCGGGACTTCTGCGGCCGCGCGCATCGACCGATACTTCAAAATTTCGGAACGACGTTCTACGTTCTCCACCGAAGTTCGCGGCGGTATCGCCACATTCTTCGCGATGAGCTACATCGTCGTCCTTAACCCACTGGTACTCTCCGGGGCCGACAGCTCCGGCGATGTACTGGGCATCCAGCGCGTTGCCGCGGTCACCGCTTTCGTGGCCGGTGTCCTGACCATCATCATGGGCATCTGGGCACGTCACCCCTTCGCCATGGCCACCGGCCTTGGTGTTAACGCTTTTGTGGCCATCACCGTAGCCACCAATCCGGAACTTACCTGGGCCGATGTCATGGGTCTGGTACTCATCGCCGGTGTCGTGATGTTTATTCTGGTGCTCACCGGTTTTAGAACCGCGGTCTTTAACGCTGTTCCGGCGGGCCTGAAAACCGCCATCGTGGTGGGCATCGGTATGTTCATCGCGCTGATCGGTCTGGTGAACGCTGGCTTCGTACAGCGTGTTCCGGACGCCGCGAACACCACCGTCCCTGTGGGGTTGGGCTTTGACGGCGAGCTAATGGGCTGGCCAATCCTGGTCTTCATCATCGGCCTGCTGCTGACCATGACCTTGGTCGTGCGCAAGGTCAAGGGCGCGATCCTGATCGGCATCGTCGTCTCCGCGATCCTGGCCAACATCCTTGAAGCCACCTTCCACATTGGTGAATTTGAGACCGGTAGCTGGTCCCTGGTGGTTCCTTCCATGCCGGAGTGGACCCTTCCTGACCTCTCGCTGATCGGCAATGTCAGCCTTGTCGGGGCCTTTAGCAAGCTCGGCTTCACCGCCGCATCGCTGTTGGCCTTCGTCATCCTGCTCTCGATCTTCTTCGACGCCATGGGCACCATGGTGGGCCTGGCTTCCGAGGCAGGCACCATGGACGAAAACGGGCAGATCCCCGATGTGGACAAGGTCCTGATGGTTGACGCTGCCGGCGCTATCGTCGGTGGCGGCACCTCAAGCTCCTCGGCGCAGATCTTTGTGGAGTCCGGCGCCGGTATTGGTGAAGGTGCACGCACCGGCCTTGCTTCGGTGGTCACCGGCCTGCTGATGATCGTAGCCATGTTCTTGAGCCCACTGATCTACCTGGTGCCTTTCGAAGCTGTAGCTCCGGCACTGGTCGTAGTTGGTTTCATGATGATCACCCAGGTCGCCAAGATCGACTGGAACGACTGGGGTATTGCACTACCAGCCTTCCTGACCTTCACCTTGATGCCATTCACCTACTCGATTGCCAACGGCATTGGTGCAGGGTTCATCTCCTACGTCTTCATCCGCGCAACCCAGGGTCGTGCCAAGGAGATCCACCCATTGATGTGGGTCGTCTCAGCGGCCTTCGTGCTGTTCTTCGGTATCGGACTCATTGAGATGTGGGCCGGGGTTAAGTAG